One stretch of Emys orbicularis isolate rEmyOrb1 chromosome 7, rEmyOrb1.hap1, whole genome shotgun sequence DNA includes these proteins:
- the GP9 gene encoding platelet glycoprotein IX, protein MKIPTAAGFVTLMLFCLVHAEICPLSCICKPLGEMKGWLVDCSSKGLKEVPALSVSTRKLYLQNNSMTTVRAGAFDNLHNLEEVNVSDNPWNCDCDILYLKLWLEDFSESSIANVICATPASNERKPLSQLSGNELDSCRKSLPIKCLDFFWRDLALITFAVLVLILTLCALRFSKKLAYQVTTRDYYSAVPRLRK, encoded by the coding sequence ATGAAGATCCCCACTGCTGCAGGATTTGTTACATTAATGCTGTTCTGTTTAGTCCATGCGGAAATCTGCCCTCTGTCCTGCATCTGTAAGCCACTCGGAGAAATGAAGGGCTGGCTAGTAGACTGCAGCTCAAAGGGACTGAAGGAAGTGCCTGCCCTGTCTGTCAGCACCAGAAAACTTTATCTACAGAATAACAGCATGACCACAGTTCGTGCTGGCGCATTTGACAACTTACATAACCTAGAGGAAGTGAATGTGTCCGACAATCCCTGGAATTGTGACTGTGACATTCTGTATCTCAAACTCTGGCTGGAGGACTTCTCCGAATCTTCTATTGCTAACGTCATCTGTGCAACCCCAGCTTCCAATGAGAGGAAGCCTTTGAGCCAGTTGAGTGGGAATGAGCTGGACAGCTGCAGGAAATCCCTCCCAATTAAATGCCTCGATTTCTTTTGGCGAGACCTCGCTTTGATCACTTTTGCAGTACTTGTACTTATTTTAACATTATGTGCCCTGAGGTTCTCCAAAAAGCTAGCCTACCAGGTTACCACAAGAGATTATTATTCTGCTGTCCCGCGGCTGCGGAAGTAA